One genomic window of Streptomyces sp. NBC_01276 includes the following:
- a CDS encoding ABC transporter ATP-binding protein, whose translation MAKIVFESVTKTFPTKDKKRKEEFTALDGIDLEIGAGEFVVVVGPSGCGKSTLLDLLGGLTRPTAGRILLDGEPVTGPGLDRGIVFQQYALLPWRTALGNVEFGLEATGVPRRQRAARAREFLDLVGLTGFEDRHPHELSGGMRQRVAIARSLAYDPDVLLMDEPFAALDAQTRESLQDELRRIWQRTGKTVVFITHGIEEAVYLGQKVAVITSRPGRVKEVVPVSFGDRAAGATGEDLRSSPEFARYRHEIWTLLHDEVARAQRLEKEEAAA comes from the coding sequence ATGGCGAAGATCGTGTTCGAGTCCGTCACCAAGACCTTCCCCACCAAGGACAAGAAAAGGAAAGAGGAGTTCACGGCTCTCGACGGGATCGACCTGGAGATCGGCGCGGGGGAGTTCGTGGTCGTGGTCGGCCCCAGCGGCTGCGGCAAGTCCACCCTCCTGGACCTCCTCGGCGGCCTCACCCGCCCCACCGCGGGCCGGATCCTGCTCGACGGCGAACCGGTCACCGGCCCGGGTCTGGACCGGGGCATCGTCTTCCAGCAGTACGCCCTGCTGCCCTGGCGCACCGCGCTGGGCAACGTCGAGTTCGGCCTGGAGGCCACGGGCGTCCCCCGACGGCAACGGGCCGCGAGGGCGCGCGAGTTCCTGGACCTGGTCGGCCTCACCGGATTCGAGGACCGCCACCCGCACGAGCTCTCCGGCGGCATGCGCCAGCGGGTCGCGATCGCGCGCTCGCTGGCCTACGACCCGGACGTGCTGCTGATGGACGAGCCGTTCGCCGCCCTCGACGCGCAGACCCGCGAGTCCCTCCAGGACGAACTGCGCCGCATCTGGCAGCGCACCGGCAAGACCGTCGTCTTCATCACGCACGGCATCGAGGAGGCCGTGTACCTCGGCCAGAAGGTGGCCGTCATCACCTCCCGGCCGGGCAGGGTCAAGGAGGTCGTCCCGGTCTCCTTCGGCGACCGGGCCGCCGGAGCCACGGGCGAGGACCTGCGCTCCAGCCCGGAGTTCGCCCGCTACCGCCACGAGATCTGGACCCTGCTCCACGACGAGGTGGCCCGCGCCCAGCGACTGGAGAAGGAAGAGGCCGCCGCATGA
- a CDS encoding ABC transporter permease — MSTDTRQAQPAAVEPAPAPAPAVEPAPAAASAVEPAPAAPAAAPAPAPADGTAGAAPRPETPRVPRPPAPALRRAGAVLRWLRAGLLRSAAVLLLLAVWEAAPRAGLVDATFLPPASEVARAWWDLLGDGQLGEHTRASLTRSFGGFAIAVAVAVPSGLLIGWYRPVAAFLGPLLELFRNTAALALLPVFVLLLGIGETSKVSIVVYACVWPILLNTISAVGNADPTLVRLARSMDLSTPRLFQKVILPSAVPVIFTGIRLAGAVSILVLVAAEMIGAKAGLGYLINASQFNFAIPQMYAGIVTISAIGVAFNQVLVAIERRLSLWRVPAA, encoded by the coding sequence ATGAGCACCGACACCCGCCAGGCACAGCCCGCCGCCGTGGAACCCGCCCCGGCCCCGGCACCTGCCGTGGAGCCGGCCCCGGCAGCCGCGTCCGCCGTGGAGCCCGCCCCGGCGGCCCCGGCAGCGGCTCCGGCCCCCGCGCCCGCCGACGGGACCGCCGGCGCCGCACCGCGCCCCGAGACCCCGCGCGTCCCGCGCCCGCCGGCCCCCGCTCTGCGCCGGGCCGGGGCGGTGCTCCGGTGGCTGAGGGCCGGCCTGCTGCGCTCGGCCGCGGTCCTGCTCCTGCTCGCCGTATGGGAGGCGGCGCCCCGGGCCGGACTGGTCGACGCCACCTTCCTGCCACCGGCCAGCGAGGTGGCCCGCGCCTGGTGGGACCTGCTCGGCGACGGGCAACTCGGCGAGCACACCCGGGCCAGCCTCACCCGCTCCTTCGGCGGCTTCGCCATCGCGGTTGCGGTCGCCGTCCCGTCGGGCCTGCTGATCGGCTGGTACCGGCCGGTCGCGGCCTTCCTCGGCCCCCTGCTCGAACTCTTCCGCAACACCGCCGCCCTCGCGCTGCTGCCCGTCTTCGTACTGCTCCTCGGCATCGGGGAGACCTCGAAGGTGTCGATCGTCGTCTACGCCTGCGTGTGGCCGATCCTGCTGAACACCATCAGCGCCGTCGGCAACGCCGACCCCACCCTGGTCCGGCTGGCCCGCTCGATGGACCTGTCCACGCCCCGGCTCTTCCAGAAGGTGATCCTGCCGTCCGCCGTCCCGGTGATCTTCACCGGCATCCGGCTGGCGGGCGCGGTCTCGATCCTCGTCCTCGTGGCCGCCGAGATGATCGGCGCGAAGGCGGGACTCGGCTACCTGATCAACGCCTCGCAGTTCAACTTCGCGATCCCGCAGATGTACGCGGGGATCGTGACGATCTCCGCGATCGGCGTCGCCTTCAACCAGGTCCTGGTCGCGATCGAACGCCGCCTCAGCCTCTGGCGTGTCCCCGCGGCCTGA
- a CDS encoding ROK family protein, with product MTRMAGDRRGVANAASVLRTVLDHGPVARSGISPLCGLSPAAVSRQTTGLLRAGLLRELPDPAGRASSGRPRIPLDLHTGAVGGPVAAGLHIGVPASTFSVVDLRGQVLARRAFPHRDPLDPALSGRIAAELGRFLREHAPGGRPLLGVGAALGGWVRPDAGTVVRHPALGWRQRPLAAELSQALGLPVHVDNHARAVAGAEVLFGHPAARRSLVHLFIGNVVDAAFGIEGTVHQGPGSAAGDVAHLPVPGSGAVCACGRTGCLQAAASDTALGAEAVRRGIVPDPSVPLLVDAAAAGDPRADRLLRERARDVGRAAALLLDVFNPAVMVVTELSGVLHEGYLDEIRAAAVERSHVCDDPARIIAPHAGPAVLPQAAATVLLDPLFRDPAGLTWECEITSGGYGLA from the coding sequence ATGACGCGAATGGCCGGGGACCGGCGGGGGGTCGCCAATGCCGCCTCCGTGTTGCGGACGGTGCTCGACCACGGGCCCGTGGCCCGCAGCGGGATCTCCCCGCTGTGCGGGCTCAGCCCCGCCGCGGTGTCGCGGCAGACCACCGGCCTGCTCCGCGCCGGGCTGCTGCGCGAGCTGCCCGACCCCGCCGGCCGGGCCTCCTCCGGCCGGCCCCGGATCCCCCTGGACCTGCACACCGGGGCCGTCGGCGGGCCCGTCGCCGCCGGGCTGCACATCGGGGTGCCCGCCTCCACCTTCAGCGTCGTCGACCTGCGCGGGCAGGTCCTGGCCCGCCGCGCCTTCCCGCACCGGGACCCGCTGGACCCGGCCCTTTCCGGCCGCATCGCGGCGGAACTCGGCCGTTTCCTGCGGGAGCACGCCCCCGGCGGCCGGCCCCTCCTCGGCGTCGGCGCCGCACTCGGCGGCTGGGTCCGGCCCGACGCGGGGACCGTCGTACGGCATCCGGCGCTCGGGTGGCGGCAGCGGCCGCTGGCCGCCGAGCTGTCACAGGCCCTCGGCCTGCCGGTGCACGTGGACAACCACGCCCGTGCCGTCGCCGGGGCGGAGGTCCTCTTCGGGCATCCGGCGGCCCGCCGGAGCCTGGTGCACCTGTTCATCGGCAACGTCGTCGACGCCGCGTTCGGCATCGAGGGCACGGTCCACCAGGGTCCCGGCTCCGCCGCGGGCGACGTGGCGCACCTGCCGGTGCCCGGGTCCGGGGCCGTCTGCGCGTGCGGACGTACGGGCTGCCTCCAGGCGGCCGCCTCCGACACCGCGCTCGGCGCCGAGGCCGTGCGGCGCGGGATCGTGCCCGATCCGTCCGTCCCCCTCCTCGTCGACGCCGCGGCGGCCGGCGACCCCCGGGCGGACCGACTGCTGCGCGAGCGGGCCCGGGACGTCGGACGGGCCGCGGCGCTGCTGCTCGACGTGTTCAACCCGGCCGTGATGGTCGTCACCGAACTGTCCGGCGTACTCCATGAGGGCTACCTGGACGAGATCCGCGCCGCCGCCGTCGAGCGTTCGCACGTGTGCGACGATCCCGCACGGATCATCGCCCCGCACGCCGGTCCGGCCGTGCTCCCGCAGGCCGCCGCGACGGTGCTGCTGGACCCGCTGTTCCGGGACCCCGCCGGGCTGACCTGGGAGTGCGAGATCACATCCGGCGGTTATGGTCTCGCTTAA
- a CDS encoding methylmalonyl-CoA mutase family protein, producing MTVLPDDGLSLAAEFPETTHEQWQRLVEGVLRKSGKEVSGEAAEDALSTTLEDGLITRPLYTARPDGDGPDTGFPGFAPFVRGGTPAGTGVSGWDVRQRFAGSDPVRINEAALADLENGTTSLWLTVGRGGLPADGLARALEGVYLDLAPVVLDAGAEYADAARALLALYAERGVAPQDARAALGIDPLGHEARTGEALDQSPAVELAREAAASWPGVQALTVDALPYHEAGGSAAEELGLSLATGVAYLRTLTDAGLTTEAALGQLEFRYAATADQFLTIAKLRAARRLWARIAEACGAPEAGAQRQHAVTSPVMMTRRDPWVNMLRTTVACMAAGVGGADSVTVLPFDNELGLPDAFARRIARNTSTVLLEESHLARVIDPAGGSYYVERLTDELAEAAWEFFRTVERAGGLAAALRSGLVTERLAATWSARAKKLATRREPITGVSEFPLLSEKPVVREAAPERRAGGLPRVRRDEAFEVLRARSDAHLAATGARPRIFLAALGPAAAHTARATFASNLFQAGGIEPVHDPVSVDPATAAEAYAASGADGMAVLCSSDALYEEQAAAVAGALRAAGATTVFLAGRPGTAEASVDEYVFAGCDAVAVLSSVLDRMGVPS from the coding sequence ATGACGGTCCTGCCTGACGACGGGCTCTCCCTGGCCGCCGAATTTCCCGAAACGACACATGAGCAGTGGCAACGCCTCGTCGAGGGCGTACTGCGCAAGTCGGGCAAGGAAGTATCCGGCGAGGCGGCGGAAGACGCGCTGTCCACCACACTCGAGGACGGGCTCATCACCCGCCCGCTGTACACGGCACGCCCCGACGGGGACGGCCCCGACACCGGTTTCCCGGGCTTCGCACCCTTCGTGCGCGGCGGGACGCCCGCCGGGACCGGCGTCTCCGGCTGGGACGTGCGCCAGCGGTTCGCGGGCAGCGACCCGGTACGGATCAACGAGGCGGCCCTCGCCGACCTCGAGAACGGCACCACCTCCCTCTGGCTGACCGTCGGCCGGGGCGGTCTGCCGGCCGACGGCCTCGCGCGGGCACTGGAGGGCGTCTACCTCGACCTCGCGCCCGTGGTCCTGGATGCGGGAGCCGAATACGCCGACGCCGCACGGGCGTTGCTCGCCCTGTACGCGGAGCGCGGAGTGGCCCCGCAGGACGCGCGCGCCGCCCTCGGCATCGACCCGCTGGGGCACGAGGCGCGCACCGGTGAAGCCCTGGACCAGTCGCCCGCCGTCGAACTGGCCCGGGAGGCGGCCGCCTCCTGGCCGGGCGTGCAGGCGCTGACCGTGGACGCCCTGCCGTACCACGAGGCGGGCGGCTCGGCCGCCGAGGAGCTGGGGCTGTCCCTGGCCACCGGGGTGGCGTACCTGCGGACCCTCACCGACGCCGGTCTCACCACCGAAGCCGCCCTCGGGCAGCTGGAGTTCCGCTACGCCGCGACCGCGGACCAGTTCCTGACCATCGCCAAGCTGCGCGCCGCCCGGCGCCTGTGGGCCCGGATCGCCGAGGCCTGCGGGGCTCCGGAGGCGGGCGCCCAGCGGCAGCACGCCGTCACCTCGCCGGTGATGATGACCCGGCGCGACCCGTGGGTGAACATGCTGCGCACCACGGTCGCCTGCATGGCGGCGGGCGTGGGCGGCGCGGACTCCGTCACCGTGCTCCCCTTCGACAACGAGCTGGGCCTGCCGGACGCCTTCGCGCGCCGGATCGCCCGCAACACCTCCACCGTGCTGCTGGAGGAGTCGCACCTGGCCCGGGTGATCGACCCGGCCGGCGGCTCGTACTACGTGGAACGGCTCACGGACGAACTGGCCGAGGCCGCCTGGGAGTTCTTCCGGACCGTGGAGCGGGCCGGCGGGCTGGCCGCCGCGCTGCGCTCGGGGCTGGTCACGGAGCGGCTCGCCGCCACCTGGTCCGCGCGGGCGAAGAAGCTGGCCACGCGCCGCGAACCGATCACCGGCGTCAGCGAGTTCCCGCTGCTGTCGGAGAAGCCGGTGGTCCGCGAAGCGGCGCCCGAGCGCCGGGCCGGCGGGCTCCCCCGCGTCCGGCGCGACGAGGCCTTCGAGGTCCTGCGCGCCCGCAGCGACGCGCACCTGGCCGCCACCGGCGCCCGGCCGCGGATCTTCCTCGCGGCGCTGGGTCCGGCGGCGGCGCACACCGCCCGTGCCACCTTCGCCTCGAACTTGTTCCAGGCGGGCGGCATCGAACCGGTCCACGACCCGGTGTCGGTGGATCCGGCGACGGCCGCCGAGGCGTACGCGGCGAGCGGCGCGGACGGCATGGCCGTGCTCTGCTCCAGCGACGCGCTGTACGAGGAGCAGGCCGCGGCGGTGGCCGGGGCGCTGCGCGCGGCGGGCGCCACGACCGTCTTCCTCGCCGGCCGGCCGGGCACCGCAGAGGCTTCCGTGGACGAGTACGTCTTCGCCGGCTGTGATGCCGTCGCCGTGCTGTCCTCCGTACTCGACCGGATGGGAGTGCCGTCTTGA
- the ssuE gene encoding NADPH-dependent FMN reductase, whose amino-acid sequence MPKLLALTGSPSTHSRTAVVADHVLRRLSHSGFETAHLAVRDLPAADLLAARRGEPEIRRALEAVAEADGLVIATPVYKASYTGLLKAFLDLLPQDGLAGKTVLPLATGGSLAHVLSIDYALRPVLAALGARHVTAGRFVLDSSVERGAGPDRLRPEAELDLFQAVDEFSDALSASRAAALSPAP is encoded by the coding sequence GTGCCCAAGCTGCTCGCCCTCACCGGCAGCCCCTCCACCCACTCCCGCACCGCCGTCGTCGCCGACCACGTGCTGCGCCGGCTCTCCCACTCCGGGTTCGAGACCGCCCACCTCGCCGTACGCGACCTGCCCGCCGCCGACCTCCTCGCCGCCCGCCGCGGCGAGCCGGAGATCCGCCGGGCGCTCGAAGCCGTCGCCGAAGCCGACGGCCTGGTCATCGCGACCCCGGTCTACAAGGCCTCGTACACGGGCCTGCTCAAGGCCTTCCTCGACCTGCTCCCGCAGGACGGCCTGGCCGGCAAAACGGTTCTTCCGCTCGCCACCGGCGGCAGCCTCGCCCACGTCCTGAGCATCGACTACGCCCTGCGCCCGGTCCTCGCCGCCCTCGGAGCCCGGCACGTGACCGCCGGCCGGTTCGTCCTTGACTCCTCCGTCGAGCGCGGGGCCGGTCCCGACCGGCTGCGCCCCGAGGCCGAACTGGACCTCTTCCAGGCCGTCGACGAGTTCTCCGACGCCCTGAGCGCCTCCCGGGCCGCCGCCCTCAGCCCGGCCCCCTGA
- the meaB gene encoding methylmalonyl Co-A mutase-associated GTPase MeaB — MPPKIDIDVYVKGVLDGKRAHIARAITLVESTRPDHRTLAQALLTRLLPHAGSARRIGISGVPGVGKSTFIDAFGTMLTGLGHRVAVLAVDPSSTRTGGSILGDKTRMERLAVDPAAFVRPSPSAGTLGGVAKATRESMIVMEAAGYDVVLVETVGVGQSETTVAGMVDSFLLLSLARTGDQLQGIKKGVLELADVLAVNKADGPHERDAKAAARELSGALRLMHPADAAWTPPVLTCSARESAGLDEVWNRLEQHRTLLDAGGRLSAKRAAQQVEWTWSMVRDELLERLRADPAVRELAPELEAGVRSGTVTATSAADRILSAFGRG; from the coding sequence ATGCCCCCGAAGATCGACATCGACGTGTACGTGAAGGGCGTGCTCGACGGGAAGCGCGCGCACATCGCGCGGGCGATCACTCTCGTCGAGTCCACCCGGCCGGACCACCGCACCCTGGCGCAGGCTCTGTTGACCCGGCTGCTGCCGCACGCGGGCAGTGCCCGGCGGATCGGCATCAGCGGGGTGCCGGGGGTGGGCAAGTCCACTTTCATCGACGCGTTCGGCACGATGCTGACCGGGCTGGGCCACCGGGTGGCGGTGCTGGCCGTGGACCCGTCCTCCACCCGGACGGGCGGGTCCATCCTCGGCGACAAGACGCGGATGGAGCGGCTCGCCGTCGATCCGGCGGCGTTCGTCCGGCCGTCCCCGTCCGCGGGGACGCTGGGCGGGGTCGCCAAGGCGACCCGCGAGTCGATGATCGTCATGGAGGCGGCCGGGTACGACGTGGTCCTCGTCGAGACGGTGGGCGTGGGCCAGTCGGAGACCACGGTCGCCGGGATGGTGGACTCCTTCCTGCTGCTGTCGCTGGCGCGTACGGGCGACCAGTTGCAGGGCATCAAGAAGGGCGTCCTGGAGCTGGCGGACGTGCTGGCCGTGAACAAGGCGGACGGTCCGCACGAGCGCGACGCGAAGGCGGCGGCCCGGGAACTGTCGGGCGCGCTGCGGCTGATGCACCCGGCGGACGCCGCCTGGACCCCGCCGGTGCTGACGTGCAGCGCGCGGGAGTCGGCGGGGCTCGACGAGGTCTGGAACCGGCTCGAACAGCACCGGACGCTGCTGGACGCGGGCGGCCGGCTGTCGGCCAAGCGCGCGGCGCAGCAGGTGGAATGGACCTGGTCGATGGTCCGCGACGAACTGCTGGAGCGGCTGCGGGCCGATCCGGCGGTACGGGAGCTGGCTCCGGAGCTGGAGGCGGGGGTGCGGTCGGGTACCGTCACCGCCACCTCGGCGGCGGACCGGATCCTGTCGGCGTTCGGCCGCGGCTGA
- the scpA gene encoding methylmalonyl-CoA mutase encodes MSVPDFSELPLGPTAARGVSEEQWRSAVKESTGTAAADLLWETPEGIGVKPLYTGRDLEGLDFLATYPGVAPYLRGPYPTMYVNQPWTIRQYAGFSTAEESNAFYRRNLASGQKGLSVAFDLPTHRGYDSDHPRVTGDVGMAGVAIDSIYDMRQLFDGIPLDKMSVSMTMNGAVLPVLALYIVAAEEQGVSPDKLAGTIQNDILKEFMVRNTYIYPPKPSMRIISDIFAFTSQNMPRYNSISISGYHIQEAGATADLELAYTLADGVEYLRAGQAVGLDVDAFAPRLSFFWAIGMNFFMEVAKLRAARLLWARLVKQFDPKNAKSLSLRTHSQTSGWSLTAQDVFNNVTRTCIEAMAATQGHTQSLHTNALDEALALPTDFSARIARNTQLLLQQESGTCRSIDPWGGSAYVEKLTYDLARRAWQHIEEVEAAGGMAQAIDAGIPKLRVEEAAARTQARIDSGRQPVIGVNKYRVESDEQIEVLKVDNSSVRAQQIAKLRRLREERDEARTQDTLRALTNAAGSGEGNLLALAVDAARAKATVGEISDALEKVYGRHASQIRTISGVYRTEAGESPSVERTRALVDRFEEAEGRRPRILVAKMGQDGHDRGQKVIATAFADLGFDVDVGPLFQTPAEVARQAVEADVHVVGVSSLAAGHLTLVPALREQLAEEGREDIMIVVGGVIPPADVPTLLEMGATAVFPPGTVIPDAAHDLVTRLAADLGHEL; translated from the coding sequence TTGAGCGTCCCCGATTTCTCCGAGCTGCCGCTCGGCCCCACCGCCGCCCGGGGGGTGTCCGAGGAGCAGTGGCGCTCCGCGGTGAAGGAGTCCACCGGCACCGCGGCCGCCGACCTGCTGTGGGAGACCCCCGAGGGCATCGGCGTGAAGCCGCTGTACACGGGGCGGGACCTGGAGGGCCTGGACTTCCTGGCGACGTACCCGGGTGTGGCCCCGTACCTGCGCGGCCCCTACCCGACGATGTACGTGAACCAGCCCTGGACGATCCGGCAGTACGCAGGCTTCTCCACGGCGGAGGAGTCCAACGCCTTCTACCGGCGCAACCTCGCGTCGGGCCAGAAGGGCCTGTCGGTGGCCTTCGACCTGCCGACGCACCGCGGCTACGACAGTGACCACCCGCGCGTGACGGGTGACGTCGGCATGGCGGGCGTGGCGATCGACTCGATCTACGACATGCGCCAGCTGTTCGACGGGATCCCCCTCGACAAGATGTCGGTGTCGATGACGATGAACGGCGCGGTGCTGCCGGTCCTCGCCCTCTACATCGTGGCGGCGGAGGAGCAGGGCGTCTCGCCCGACAAGCTCGCCGGGACCATCCAGAACGACATCCTCAAGGAGTTCATGGTCCGCAACACCTACATCTACCCGCCGAAGCCGTCGATGCGGATCATTTCCGACATCTTCGCCTTCACCTCGCAGAACATGCCGCGGTACAACTCGATCTCGATCTCCGGGTACCACATCCAGGAGGCCGGGGCGACGGCCGACCTGGAGCTGGCGTACACGCTCGCGGACGGGGTGGAGTACCTGCGGGCCGGTCAGGCGGTCGGCCTGGACGTGGACGCGTTCGCGCCGCGCCTGTCGTTCTTCTGGGCGATCGGCATGAACTTCTTCATGGAGGTCGCGAAGCTGCGTGCGGCCCGGCTGCTGTGGGCGCGCCTGGTCAAGCAGTTCGATCCGAAGAACGCCAAGTCGCTGTCGCTGCGCACGCATTCGCAGACCTCGGGCTGGTCGCTGACCGCCCAGGACGTCTTCAACAACGTGACGCGTACGTGCATCGAGGCGATGGCGGCGACCCAGGGGCACACCCAGTCGCTGCACACGAACGCCCTCGACGAGGCCCTGGCGCTGCCGACGGACTTCTCGGCGCGCATCGCCCGCAACACCCAGCTGCTGCTGCAGCAGGAGTCGGGGACCTGCCGGTCGATCGACCCGTGGGGCGGCAGCGCGTACGTCGAGAAGCTGACGTACGACCTGGCGCGGCGGGCCTGGCAGCACATCGAGGAGGTCGAGGCGGCCGGGGGCATGGCGCAGGCCATCGACGCGGGCATCCCGAAGCTCCGGGTGGAGGAGGCCGCCGCCCGCACGCAGGCGCGGATCGACTCCGGCCGGCAGCCGGTGATCGGCGTGAACAAGTACCGGGTGGAGAGCGACGAGCAGATCGAGGTGCTCAAGGTCGACAACTCCTCGGTGCGCGCCCAGCAGATCGCCAAGCTCCGGCGGCTGCGCGAGGAGCGCGACGAGGCGCGTACCCAGGACACCCTGCGGGCGCTGACGAACGCGGCCGGCAGCGGGGAGGGCAACCTGCTCGCCCTGGCGGTGGACGCGGCGCGCGCCAAGGCCACGGTCGGTGAGATCTCGGACGCACTGGAGAAGGTGTACGGGCGGCACGCGAGCCAGATCCGTACGATCTCGGGTGTGTACCGCACCGAGGCAGGCGAGTCCCCGTCCGTGGAGCGCACCCGAGCGCTCGTCGACCGGTTCGAGGAGGCCGAGGGCCGTCGTCCGCGCATCCTGGTCGCCAAGATGGGCCAGGACGGGCACGACCGCGGCCAGAAGGTGATCGCGACGGCCTTCGCCGACCTGGGCTTCGACGTGGACGTCGGCCCGCTGTTCCAGACCCCGGCGGAGGTGGCCCGCCAGGCCGTCGAGGCGGACGTCCACGTGGTGGGCGTGTCGTCGCTGGCGGCCGGTCACCTGACCCTCGTTCCGGCGCTGCGCGAGCAGCTGGCGGAGGAGGGGCGCGAGGACATCATGATCGTGGTGGGCGGGGTGATCCCGCCGGCCGACGTGCCGACGCTGCTGGAGATGGGCGCGACGGCGGTGTTCCCGCCGGGCACGGTCATCCCGGACGCGGCCCACGACCTGGTGACGCGGCTGGCCGCGGACCTGGGCCACGAGCTGTAG
- a CDS encoding TauD/TfdA dioxygenase family protein: MTTLTATTTATTTVTRIGGRIGAEIGGVRLGGDLAPAAVAEIRTALLAHKVVFFRGQDHLDEAGHEAFAQLLGTPVAHPTVPSADGRYALGIDSHHGARANQWHTDVTFVPAYPAFSILRAVTIPPYGGNTLWANTATAYTHLPEPLRVLADSLRAVHSNEYDYAALKPDALPEALAQYREIFTSTKFLTEHPVVRVHPETGERTLLLGNFVQRVNGLTGRDSRTLLDLFQAHIESPENTVRWQWRAGDVAIWDNRATQHYGVDDSDDHERTLRRVTVDGDVPVGPDGVPSRLISPETVPAPSFGIPSGASGDADASGAPASA; the protein is encoded by the coding sequence GTGACCACGCTCACCGCCACCACCACCGCCACCACCACCGTCACCAGGATCGGCGGCCGCATCGGAGCCGAGATCGGCGGCGTACGGCTCGGCGGGGACCTCGCCCCCGCGGCCGTCGCCGAGATCCGCACCGCCCTCCTCGCCCACAAGGTCGTCTTCTTCCGCGGCCAGGACCACCTCGACGAGGCCGGCCACGAGGCCTTCGCCCAGTTGCTCGGCACGCCGGTCGCCCACCCCACCGTCCCCTCCGCCGACGGCCGTTACGCCCTCGGCATCGACTCCCACCACGGCGCCCGCGCGAACCAGTGGCACACCGACGTCACCTTCGTCCCCGCCTATCCCGCCTTCTCCATCCTCCGCGCCGTCACCATCCCCCCGTACGGCGGCAACACCCTCTGGGCCAACACCGCCACCGCCTACACCCACCTCCCCGAGCCGCTCCGCGTCCTCGCCGACTCCCTGCGGGCCGTCCACTCCAACGAGTACGACTACGCCGCCCTGAAGCCCGACGCCCTGCCCGAGGCACTCGCCCAGTACCGCGAGATCTTCACCTCGACGAAGTTCCTCACCGAGCACCCGGTGGTGCGCGTCCACCCCGAGACCGGCGAGCGCACCCTGCTCCTCGGCAACTTCGTCCAGCGCGTCAACGGCCTCACCGGCCGCGACTCCCGTACCCTCCTGGACCTCTTCCAGGCCCACATCGAGAGCCCCGAGAACACCGTCCGCTGGCAGTGGCGGGCCGGCGACGTCGCGATCTGGGACAACCGCGCCACCCAGCACTACGGCGTGGACGACTCCGACGACCACGAGCGCACCCTGCGCCGCGTCACCGTCGACGGCGACGTCCCGGTCGGCCCCGACGGGGTGCCTTCCCGCCTGATCAGCCCCGAGACCGTCCCGGCCCCCTCCTTCGGCATCCCCTCCGGCGCGTCCGGCGACGCCGACGCCTCCGGGGCACCCGCCTCCGCCTGA
- a CDS encoding ABC transporter substrate-binding protein: MPAAPTPTTRSRRQFLTLLGISAAAVSCGTATATGGPASGSAGAPGKQITALKYQGAVGAVTLPELAADLGFLGGLTLDWVGNTISGPQDIQSAATGQTHFGGAFNGAVVKLVAGKAPVKAVISYYGSDKETNLGYYVLEDSPIRSPRDLIGKKVGMNTLGAHAQALLDIYLSRGGLSRAESDKVEALVVPPVNTEQSLRQKQIEVGVLSGVLRDKAVAAGGIRPLFSDFDLLGAFSGGTYVMTERFIKENPDTVRTFVTGVGKAIDWSRTTPREEVIARMTEIVRKRGRNEDTSILKYWRSYGVAAPAGRIEEKEFQLWIDWLAERGEVKKGRLRAADLFTNEFNGNGKG, translated from the coding sequence ATGCCCGCAGCCCCCACCCCGACCACCCGCTCCCGGCGCCAGTTCCTCACCCTGCTCGGCATCTCGGCGGCCGCGGTGAGCTGCGGCACGGCCACCGCGACCGGCGGGCCCGCCTCCGGATCCGCCGGCGCACCCGGCAAGCAGATCACCGCCCTGAAGTACCAGGGCGCGGTCGGCGCCGTCACCCTTCCCGAACTCGCCGCCGACCTCGGCTTCCTCGGCGGCCTCACCCTGGACTGGGTGGGCAACACGATCAGCGGCCCGCAGGACATCCAGTCCGCCGCGACCGGACAGACCCACTTCGGCGGCGCGTTCAATGGCGCGGTCGTCAAACTCGTCGCGGGCAAGGCCCCGGTGAAGGCCGTGATCTCGTACTACGGCTCCGACAAGGAGACGAACCTGGGCTACTACGTCCTGGAGGACAGCCCCATCCGTTCCCCCCGCGACCTGATCGGCAAGAAGGTCGGGATGAACACCCTGGGTGCCCACGCGCAAGCCCTCCTCGACATCTACCTGAGCCGGGGCGGCCTCTCGCGCGCCGAGTCCGACAAGGTCGAGGCCCTGGTCGTCCCGCCCGTCAACACCGAACAGTCCCTGAGGCAGAAACAGATCGAGGTCGGCGTCCTCAGCGGGGTGCTGCGCGACAAGGCCGTCGCGGCCGGCGGCATCCGCCCGCTGTTCAGCGACTTCGACCTGCTGGGCGCCTTCAGCGGCGGCACGTACGTGATGACCGAGCGCTTCATCAAGGAGAACCCGGACACCGTACGGACCTTCGTGACGGGCGTGGGCAAGGCCATCGACTGGTCCCGCACCACACCCCGCGAGGAGGTCATCGCCCGGATGACGGAGATCGTCCGCAAGCGCGGCCGCAACGAGGACACCTCGATTCTGAAGTACTGGCGCTCGTACGGGGTCGCCGCGCCCGCGGGCCGGATCGAGGAGAAGGAGTTCCAGCTCTGGATCGACTGGCTCGCCGAGCGCGGCGAGGTCAAGAAGGGCCGGCTGCGCGCCGCGGACCTGTTCACCAACGAGTTCAACGGCAACGGGAAGGGCTGA